The sequence ATGGGCAACGCGGCGTTCTTCACCGCCGTGCGCGCGAGCGACGCGTTCCCTACTGGATCCGTTTGTACGGCGGCGACACGCGCGCCTTCGCGCACGGCGGCGCGCAATCGCTCGTGCATGCCGAACACGCGCGACATGTCGATGATGCCGAACACCATCATGAAGAAGAGAACGGCGATGAGCGCAAACTCGACCGACGATGAACCGAGCTCGCCGCGCAAGAATGTGCGCGCGCTTCGCGTTCTACACACGGAACCAACCGACGGCGAGCGCGCCGATCACGAGCG is a genomic window of Gemmatimonadaceae bacterium containing:
- a CDS encoding TadE/TadG family type IV pilus assembly protein; amino-acid sequence: MCRTRSARTFLRGELGSSSVEFALIAVLFFMMVFGIIDMSRVFGMHERLRAAVREGARVAAVQTDPVGNASLARTAVKNAALPMGGSGVTDAQINVSLDASSKLVTVSVLSYSMPLITPFAGTFGHSSVTLSATSTLPWHRAP